The genomic region aattttatatatgtatgtatgtatatttgtatatatgtttgtgtaaaattgtgtatatatgtatgtttgtgtaaaattgtgtatatatgtgtttgtgtagtatattatattaatattcaattttttaattataactgttacaaaaatgttaattcCACTGCCTCTGCTTCTGCTTCTacctctgcctctgcctctgcctTTGCCTCTGCCTCTTCtgcttcctcttcttcctccatACATTACttcttttattagtttttttaattcttgtttctgaaacaaaaaatgagagaaatgtatatataagatttgtatatatacatatattttttataattacatctttttaaaatattgaaaaatttttacaacttattatctagaattttaatgtaattttaatttaaaaaatcaacacATATAAACTTTTgcacttataaatataaagagatttataaagttatttaaactttatttattatattattatattgtatactatatattatttattatttattatatattaactgaacaatttacaatatactaaaatgttattttcaaaatgaaagttttaatctgcttactaatttattaaaataaatttattaatttaaaatttggaacattatacaataaaattctacttacatttaaaaatatatttggtgTTGTTGCGGTGCTCGCCATCGACATCAGCATGGTCTCCGTCAGCATCTCCATCGGCATGGTCTCCGTCGGCATCTCCACCGACGGCAACGGTGCGGACATCGTTGGCATGGTCATCATTGTTGTCGATGTTGGCATCACCACCGGCATCGTCGGCACCGGTGCCGACATCGTTGGCATGGTCATCACTATTGTCGATGTCGGCATCACCACCGGCATTGTCGGCACCGGTGCCGACATCGTTGGCATGGTCGTCACTGTTGTCCATGTCGGCATCATCATCGGCATCGTCGGCACCGGTGCCGAGGACGGGAGAGTCTCGTTAGCACACATCCCGATAGCACACAACCATACATATTGACCAATGCCTAGGGTAACCAGCACGGTTAGCCAATCAGAAGGTTCTAATGTTCATTGGCCAATTAGCATTGTGCGCTATCAGGTCCCCGGACGCGATGGTATGGCCGTCACTGTTGTCGATGTCGGCATCACCACTGGCATCGTTGGCACCGGTGCCGACGTCGTTGTTATCACTGCAGTGTCCCAGGTACCCATCGTCAACATCGGCACTGACGCCGACGTTGTTGATggtgattttaaaatatctgcgtactgaaaaataaaaaattacatatattttatttattaattcatacaCGCATATAATCACAAGTAATCAAAAGtacttcaaactttttttatatttactgtaCGATTATCATCCGCTGCGGTTTGAAAACAACTGAAATTTTTGTCAAGCTAGGCTAGCCGATTGGCCGAGTTCTCTGAGTGTAGAAGAGGGGTGGGCGGGAAGACACAATATCACTATATCACTGTTTACGTTCACTGCCGCGGTAATCTGATACTCGCGTGCGGAAAAAGTACCTTAagtttttattgcatttttcgtATTCCGACAAGACGcagatatttaatgaaaatattgtttattataatattaaaatttacaagaatCATATGTGGAACtatgtatgatttaaaaatacgcCCACGTTTCAAgctacaaattatatataaatacaataattaaaattaaatctcgaccaaaaatttaaaaactaaatcaagtatatatttgaataaattatattttaaatcgccATATATGCATGCTCATATTTcacagtttataaaaaatataaaaacttatcgCTGTTGCGTATCCACAATTTTAATCTTGTATCCGTATTCGATGGAAATCTAAATAAACGTGTTCCTGTGGAATATCGTCCGTTTAAACAGTTTTTATAAGCACATTTGTCGTAAACAGTTTCTACACGGCACTGTTTATTACtcatattgtttataatttaatatacgtatTCAAAACTGTACTTTATTTCactatttactattttattatttaaaccaAATTGCACTTcacaatacaaaaaataaaatataataatagataatttagaaaataaaaactgtaaataaagattaaaaactaaaaaaaccGATTGCTAATTCACGATACTTAAAACCGAAATCGGAATTAAAATCACAATcgcaagtttttttttgtctcgAAAAAGTACTTTGCAAGATTGTTGCGCGAGTGTTTTTACGGAGACTGACGCTCTATTTTTCGTCTTATCATGCGTACGCGAAtaagtataatacataaacTGTAACGTAAAAATACTCGCtagtaattatcaaaattcaaatgtttataattacattatcaaatttttttgatattatttttgatattttaagtaaatttacttattttttataattaatattttatatattctgactctctctctctctctctctctctctctccctccctccctccctctttctctccctccctccctctctctctctccctctctctccctctctctctctctctctcttttcacaCACGCAATCTAAGCAGGATTTTgagcaattaaatatataaaatttattgcgacCCACGGCAAACAtcagataatataattgtcttataacataaatgtaCGTATACGTAAACATGCAAATTTACGTAAATTTTatggatataattatatatctatgtttGCTGggttttcaaatatatatatatatattttcaaatatatatatttgaaacccCATtgcgattttatataaaaaaattttcttcctttcgacaatttaataatttacagtattatattttattcctacaaatacaataaattttagctatatatatatatataatttttgttacatttaattgaatctatcgatagttaaaatttattgtatttgtagaaataaaatataatactataaattattaaattgtcgaaaggaagaaaatttttttatataaaatcgcaattttaattcgtaaaatgtagaatgtaaaaatagagtttaacaaaagaaaaagatttacagAAAATTAAGTGCTTATTCACTTTGATCAACTTTGagttcgattatttttattggcGAAATTACAATATGttgacaatatttactttatagttatttgatattaaaagtaaataattgccaaagtgagaaattatttttgagtGAAAGTAAATAagcgaaatgtttaataaatattatgtttaataaatattagtttattctatacagggtgtcccagaacaaccttccgtccgtaaaattacgtatttctgacacaattctaagacaatttttcctttaccaacaTTTGATTTGAAGCATAGTTTTTGAgtaataagcaaaaatagttagcaaatcacacgtcgagtatagaaggcaggcaggagcggcgcggcgcaccgcgggcgcagctgaccgtccgacgagtgattaccgccgtaTGAGTcactaactattttatcttataacataaaattatgctttaaataaaattttggtaaagaagaaaatgtctcataattacgtcaggaataagtgttccttaaaataacgtttctttaatgaccaaaagttgttccggaTCGCCGACCGTCGGCTGCAATCaactgattgctacacgcgatgtgtgtatgctgagtgtgtgcgtaaaagaaagggacagagtgagtgagagaaagagagagagaaataaccgtctccgcgacggcgacgctccttcgattgtcatcgacattgtcgtcgacgacttcagaccgatcgatatattgattttccggctcagctgagagacacatcgcgtgtagcaatcagctgatcgcagcgtccaacgttattttaaggaacacttattcctgacgtaattataagacattttcttctttaccaaaattttatttaaagcataattttatgttataagataaaatagttagcgactcatgcggcggtaatcactcgtcggacggtcagctgcgcccgcggtgcgccgcgccgctcctgcctgccttctatactcgacgtgtgatttgttaactatttttacttataactcaaaaactacgcttcaaatcaaattttggtaaaggaaaaattgtcttataattgtgtcagaaatacgtcattttacggacggaaggttgttctgggacactctgtatatgtgtatatatgtgtacataacTGTGACAACTCCGACTAATATCGACACATTGTGAACATAGCACGGAACAGAACCATAATCTGTGGACATAGCGTGTTATCCTCTGACTCACACGTCGAGTATAGTCGTAtggtagtttctacgctctcaagttttgatatatttttttatggggacgGGGCTTTGCCCCGTCCTCCTATGCATTCCCATCtaagcatgtactttgcaatgcatatacgattccacatgggtttgcaacttgcatagcaacataaaaagtatttattaaaattaaaaaggatttatttaaaattttgtgtaagttactaaaacgcatgcgcgcgtgactgcagcgcacgtccatgtcactatacgtcgcccgtcgtcattttaccgcacatgatttttttcatttttcggataaactatggatgaccaaacgttgtaaagaatttattcgtgatgacctaacgattctgcatcgaataagctcttgtttaactcgattggacgaaaaataaaaatgttcggtTAACTTtagttcgaaattttaattatttaattaaaaaaaacgataaatgacCAAATGTTTTAATTGGATGACCAATCATGAACAAACGATgaccaaacgattagttaattttaattataaaaaaatcaaagtggttcggctaactttacggagcTCTAAATCGGGGAGATGACCACTCTCAGGCTTCTCTTTGCATGCACCTTGCGCTGATTGGCCGTCACAGGATATAGTTCATTAGTTCATTGAGAACCAGCTTTTATGTACGCCTCACTTATAGTTTAACAGATATAGTTCATGCTTTACTGGTCGTAAGGTTGGTCGTATCGTGCGGTTCACGTAGCTGTGAAAGAGTAACACGTATTTCCGTTAATTTTGGGTCGTTATCATGTCTTCAggtaaagttttatttatttaagttttattataatcgtaATTCTAGGAAAATGATTCCTTAGAAGCAAAGATAATCCCGAAAATGTTCTTTTCGTTGACCTTTTTACCTTGCACGTTTGTAACGTGCCTAACCAAACTGCTCGTGACGTGGACTCTCTCACCATGCTTTTAAAGAAGAACTAAATAGATCAGCTATGTTAAAAGttgataaatctaatatatttcaagattcataaattaatatttcacaaaatacttttatatagtcttttaaaatataaaatataaaataattaataacgtatAAGTTAAAGATTTGTATTctgtaaaattagaattatttttatgaatttttatgtatagtcattataaaatttcatggtatagttataaaaaagttccacataagttaatatttacgattttaagattaaattctACAATAATTCTACAAATCTTTACTCccaaattacttattatttttatattttaaaaagctaaaagtattttgtgcaatgtcaaatttatgtcaaaatgtatagttttattaactttttacatAGCTAATTCATACAGTTACTTTTTATTACCATGCCAACTTTGTGGTACATTTGCAATgggatataataatatgtccTAATTTGCATTTTGCAGGAAAGAAGGGTAAGAAGAAGAAGGGAGTGACTGTTAACCTGTGGTCATTCTTGGCTGATGGAAATGGGCCAACTCCTAATATACCGCTGAAATCTTCAAGTTGGGTTGATGAGATAGACGATGATCATGGTAAGGCAAAAGAATTATTGTTGTTTCAGTTTAATTGATTCATTGCAatactaataaattttcatgtaaaaatggtaaaaattaaatttcttgttaattattaagtatatcTGTACATATATCCAAATAGCCAAGTCTGCCAagattattgcaaattatacaCTACATATTATATGAGCAGAACTTAATCATGATCTATCATCTCGGTGTCAATAAAAAAGCAGAAATTAAACATATGCTGTCACATATCAAAagataatagtaaaaatacaGCAAAAACACAGTCGGAAGGTAGCACGATCTGTTGTCATAAAATGGTAAAAACAtactgatatataaaatatgttacagtaatattagattataatttttttttctttttgctgcTATGCAATGCATCTatcttgtatttaaatttttgggGGGAGATATATACTGTAACTAATGAGATTAAAAgtttgtaatatttgtttttatcagCTTAATTTCTGATACAATTCCAAtagaagatttaaaatattaaattattcgaaaactggataaattactaaaaaattattaatttattgattaaccCTTTGCGGACGAGTGTTGGCAAATAGCCGCCCAAGCCTTTTTACCGTTGCAGACGAGTGTCTGCAAATAGCCGCCCAATTCTGTTTACAACTGCGGACGCGTGTCGGCATATAGCCGCCCAATTCTATCTTTttgttgtatttaaataaagctttagtttttataaCGCAAACGTTCACAGCGACTCTCGCTCGTCGGGCGGCTCAGTTCGCAAAGGGTTAATTAAGATGCAAAATAAGAGTATAATTCCCCATAGATCgtgagttttataaattattaataaattaattatcaaatttattttattatttaattaactatatgcaaataatttatattatatagaatataaaatataaatatgatataacatgttatattgagtattacatttttataaatttatgattgaCACATTATAAGCAACTGGTGATTTATCAGTAATATGCAGTAATAATACTtgtaatatttagtttattgcatctacattaatataattgtatttatcgGACATGTTTTATCTTTGTTGCATTTTGCTGTCACATTGTCGCAGCAAACTATGCTCAATTTCTGctgcatttttatcattagtaCTTGATATGATAGATTGTATTGTACTCTTGTCACGTTTCTGCTGTCATGGTGTAATAGCAAATCATACTtcattttgttacatttttgtaacatttacagtgtttgatatattttacatattatttgctATATCTgctttcaatataataatactcaaATAATACTCAACTTCTGCTGCTTTTCACTGTCATACTATCAGCAAATCATactactaaaaattattaataagaatgcAGCAAAAGGAATCTgctgcaaaattattattgaattcatTATTAGCTAGCATTTTGCTatttggatatatatatatatatatatatatatgttgtgtgCAAAGATTACtaaattataacttataatgtataatgtatattcttctatataattatataatttacataaacttatattctatctttatgtgtgtaaactatataaaaaattattctatttacaattgtaataaaggataaaatatttgaacgtttctatgtgataataaatttatattaatatacatagtaCTATTGTAGTATCAGGGTGTATACTCCTGGGAAAAACCTGGAAAATCTGATATTCTcaggaaattttattataccttgaaaaatcatagaattctcatggaatttcgttaggattcagggaatttaaaaaaatgtcaaagaagtacttattttaaaatttttttataaaaatttaaaatattttaaatttaaaatctgcttaaaatatatattttttgaaaagtgaaaaaatctTAACCGTCGACCTGACTGGCAaggattatttatttgattctttataaaatattatataatgtttcgaCTTGCTTTAAGTTTTCAATTTCgagaaataatgattatttgtgTAGCGCTTAATTGACATATAATGGTGTTTACCTCAGAACTCGTACATCTGAAGAAGACCCAAACTAAGGGTCGAAacgttatgtaatattttataaagaatcaaataaatattccttGCCAGTCAGGTCGACGGTTAagattttttcactttttaaaaaaaactactggcgactattaatatttctacctttgtatatattttttgtttatgtctatatgaaattgtttaagatatatgttttttgtttatgtcaaaaatgatatgctaaaataaaaaagcttattttaaaattgcatctaaaaatattttacctggaattttgaacaaaaatacctggaagatcctggaattctcagggaaatttttttacagaatttgaGTATACACCCTGAGTAtacataaaactttataaaaatttttttttattgtattaattttttaaacattacagAAGGATATTCATCAAGGAGCAGTAAAGATCCAGTTATTTTACCAACAGCTCCTCGAGCTGCACGAGGACCTGGAATTGATGAAGAAAATATCCCTACAAGTCCTCCATATGTAGCCTATATAAGCAATCTGCCCTATGATGTAGATGAAGCTGATCTAGCTGATTTTTTTGCAGATATGCAGGTCGATTTgtacaaaacaaatattttatattaatataagattttgcTTAcctaaatttcaattatttcgattatcaaatataaaaatttgataattcttcgatttttatacaaattagcCACACCTTATGTATTTTTGCACAGATTTCTAACATGCGTTTGCCGAAAGACGCAAATAAAATTAGGGGTTATGGATATGTCGAATTTGAGGACCGCCAAAGTCTAATTGATGCTCTTTCTATGACAAACACAGTAAGCAGATGATATTTAATGATACTTATTAGTGATATCAAAATTTGAgctattgaaattatttactaaataattaaaaatctttatagacTATAAAGACGAGGCGAGTAAGAATCGAAGTTTCAAATAGCAGTAATGATGACCGTCGAGGCAGCAGAATGGGCAGAGACAATCGTAGGGATAATTATGATGATCCAGAGCGTACATCTGGCGATTGGAGAAGCGGGCCGCGTGAAGATTTATTGGATGAAGATCGCAGCCGATTTGATAAAGATCGATATGACAATAGAGACCGACGAGATGACAGAGATAGTATGTATATTCTTTCAGGGTGTATACCCCCGAGAAAAACCTGGTATTCtcagagaattttattataccttgaaaaatcatggaattctcatggaatttcgttaggattcagggaattttaaaaaatgtcaaagaagtacttattttaaaatttttttataaaaatttaaaatattttaaggttaaaatctgcttaaaatatatattttttgtttatgtctatataaaattgtttaagatatatattttttgtttatgtcaaaaatgatatactaaaataaataagcttattttaaaattgcatctaaaaatatttttattttatctggaattttgaacaaaaatacctggaagatcctggaattctcagggaatttttttacagaatttgaGTATACACCCTGTCTTTCTAAATTCTacgtttacaaattaaaataaaaattatatattcttcaggcatcaattttacaataaaaaatattcttgtattTAACAGGACATGATTATGATAACAAACCTGGTGCATGGCGCGAAAGAGATGATAAAGGATTTAAAGACAGAAGTGGCTTCAGAGATGATAGTAAGGATAGAGATTGGAATCGTTACAGCGACAGAGGGAGAAGCAAAGATCGGGACGGAGACAGAAGCAGCAGTTTTGGACACCTCGTCGCAATTATGGCGACTCCGATTGGGAACGCCGACAAGACCGAGATACGAAACGTAAGTGTACAATTAGCACAAAAGACgtgtataaaagaaagtaaaaagatAATCAACAAGGACGTATTTCTACTTGAGTTATTTATTCTAACGTCTCTTTAGGGGGGTTTATAAAGAGgggtttataaaattctcaaaaatgagaatttaaatatgattaggTCTTGGTAAATACATTagcaataagaaaaatatgtgccctgtgcaTTTATCAGtttcgcagaaaaattattttctgcgaaatcAACTACCATCCACGTTCGGCTCTTAGTTGCTCAGATTTTAAAGTTTCGTATTTGTAAACATTaagagttttatttttcaagtaatttattatttattttaatttaattatttagctGAACCGCGACAAAGACCGAAATTGCAACTGCAGCCTCGCACGAAGCCTGTGGAACCTATTATAATTTCGGAAAATCAAACTGAAGAAAGTTCGGTAGAATCGAAATCAACAACGGGATCGGAATCAACTCAACGAGCTCCTGCTCCCACTTCCGTACCAGCAGTCAATATTTTTGGTGCTGCGAAACCTGTAGATACTACTGTTCGCGAACGAGAAATAGAAGAGCGTCTTGCCAAGTCATATGCCGAGTCACGATCCCGAGaagaaatgtatgtataatttataacatctaaacataaaattagagCGATCACACCGagtctttttttaatacaacaatTTCTGTACAGTAGCGCCATTATATCACTTTTGagatttagaattatttagtCATATTTTTCGACATTGCGTAATCACGATTTGATATGTCtatatgcgtgcgtgcgtgcgtgcgtgcgtgcgtgcgtgcgtgcgtgcgtgcgtgcgtgcgtgcgtgcgtgcgtgcgtgcgtgcgtgcgtgcgtgcgtgcgtgcgtgcgtgcgtgcgtgcgtgcgtgcgtgcgtgcgtgcgtgcgtgcgtgcgtgcgtgcgtgcgtgcgtgcgtgcgtgcgtgcgtgcgtgcgtgcgtgcg from Anoplolepis gracilipes chromosome 6, ASM4749672v1, whole genome shotgun sequence harbors:
- the LOC140667217 gene encoding uncharacterized protein, whose product is MCANETLPSSAPVPTMPMMMPTWTTVTTMPTMSAPVPTMPVVMPTSTIVMTMPTMSAPVPTMPVVMPTSTTMMTMPTMSAPLPSVEMPTETMPMEMLTETMLMSMASTATTPNIFLNKQELKKLIKEVMYGGRRGSRRGRGKGRGRGRGRSRSRGSGINIFVTVIIKKLNINIIYYTNTYIHNFTQTYIYTQFYTNIYTNIHTYIYKII
- the Eif4b gene encoding LOW QUALITY PROTEIN: eukaryotic translation initiation factor 4B (The sequence of the model RefSeq protein was modified relative to this genomic sequence to represent the inferred CDS: deleted 2 bases in 1 codon) translates to MSSGKKGKKKKGVTVNLWSFLADGNGPTPNIPLKSSSWVDEIDDDHEGYSSRSSKDPVILPTAPRAARGPGIDEENIPTSPPYVAYISNLPYDVDEADLADFFADMQISNMRLPKDANKIRGYGYVEFEDRQSLIDALSMTNTTIKTRRVRIEVSNSSNDDRRGSRMGRDNRRDNYDDPERTSGDWRSGPREDLLDEDRSRFDKDRYDNRDRRDDRDRHDYDNKPGAWRERDDKGFKDRSGFRDDSKDRDWNRYSDRGRSKDRDGDRSSSFGPRRNYGDSDWERRQDRDTKPEPRQRPKLQLQPRTKPVEPIIISENQTEESSVESKSTTGSESTQRAPAPTSVPAVNIFGAAKPVDTTVREREIEERLAKSYAESRSREEIDSKERKDGTTGRRNAEGRDDKERSRPTWRSEEDRSTRIERSTPRTQFAPARSEEHNESKASLISRPEPPTFKVFHKSTEKDARAVLERDRKDKEKDEISRMPKAKDEQAPNFVASNKYSMLPDDVDSDNIDE